The Zeugodacus cucurbitae isolate PBARC_wt_2022May chromosome 4, idZeuCucr1.2, whole genome shotgun sequence genome includes the window GCCAAatctgcaaatagaaaaatCGACGAGATCGCTTGGAAGCCTCGAAGGTAATAATTCCTCAGAGCGAGCCCTAGAGATCGAATGTTGCTCATAAGGAAGACAGTAGACGTAAAAGGTAAGAGGTCCCCAAAACTACGCAGCAACAATATGGATGCCTGAATGCAGTAGGACGCAGATGGGGAAGCTTCAGACCTGTCAAAATACCGCTATCCGGACAGTTCAGGTTGCCTCTTGATGTCTTCAGTCGAGAAACTTCACAATGAGGCCCGTATGCAAACAGTTTATGTTGGGATGCTTTCGCCGAAATAATCCCTGCAGTCACGTACTGGAAGCTGAGCCGCCTTCCAGAGCCATCAAGAGTACCTTCCTGAAATACATCAATAAAAGAATATACCGACAGGACTTCGGATGCGATAAACTATAGACAAACACTGAACGCCATTAAcagaggagctattaacaccttcattgactccctccCCGTGAATGGCGTACGAGTTGCTCGCTAAACTAGAGTGACCCTTGTGCATGCAAAGAGTCGCCGCATAACACTAACCACATCTTTGCATGCCCCcttaaccctactcatctaacacccctttccctttggtccgaccctatcgaaacagctcgttttctgggcctcccgttagatggaACCCAATTAcacgttcccacgacagtcagTACTAAGTGATCGGAACGGTCCcagccaaggactgtcaaatatgcagcaatattcaaaattatttgggaaatattttctttcgctgcaacaacaacactaccctGTTCAGGAAGGCCACAAAGATCGCTATAGATAGAAAACATCGGTCCGGATCATTGGCCGTGTGATATGAACGATCAATTAAAGGAATCATGTCTTCCGGTAATCATATTCTCCAAATCCAAATTCAACAATTTCCTCTTCTTCGGactaaaaatttggttcgaaaattttctttcaaaagaatattatttcatttttaggcCCAATACTTTTCCGCACATAtagtaattatataaatattaagtcAGACAAATAAACAAGACCATCAATGAATTATGCAAATCTCCACCCAACGCATTATTTAATgagtttaaattcaaatatatacacaaatttaaaaGAGCTCCACATTGCATACGGCTATTAAATAACTGAGTTCCTCGTGCCACACTCAGTCCAAACACACAGCCAACTCAACCAACCGACCGGCATTCCCACCTGTCGCATCGGTGAGCCATCGAAATTGCTGCATTAATGTCACAAATGTTCAAAAGCAGCACTTCATCGATTGAAGTTTGTGCATATAGCGCCATTtacgtgcacacacacacactcatatgaaCTATGTTGATATGTATGGTATTTATTTTGACGTCTATATTTGCTTAAAACCGAGTTCGGACCGCTAGTTCgtggtatgtttgtgtgtgtggttgtgtggAATGTGTGCTGCATAGACATAATGAAAATGACAATTTTAGGTTtgtatttaacaacaacaacaactacacatgAATGTTgacaatttaatgaaaatgcacTGACATCGAAAGTTAACTGTACACTTTCGAACACAGTCATTTATAGACACATGCGCCAAGGTAATTATTAACAAAACATTGAATATGtaaattgtttttagtttttcgctgttttttgctcttgtttttgctttaacgCGTTTAAACTGAATTTCGTTATATCATCGTTGATTTGTGCTGAAAAGTTGGTGAAGTCATATTGATATGATTAGTTGGTTGTTTTGAATTCAAATACAGAATATTGGCTGGCATTGAATTAGAGtgcaaatgttaattaaatgtgAGTGACATCTCACTGAGATGCAATTGCATAAATCAAATGGATCACGGAATTTGAATGCCgagaaaaatttgaatataataaatttttgaaaacgaaattaacaattttcagttCACTCATATTTCAAAgcagattatttatttttgttaactcCACGgtaagtaaattaattttacatagaAAGCGCCTACACCTTAACAACTTCCGTTGGTGCAATGGCTTCATTGTTGGGTTGCTTAGATTCACAACAGCAGCTGAGCAGCATTACAAGCACACCCAAGAGTATGGCAATATCCAGAGCCAATAATATCTGCATCAGCGTGAGTACAGCGTTAATGATGCGCTTCTCCATTTCAACTGTCGTGAGAGCATAAATTAAAGCATtccattataattttaaatatttaattgaactcACCTTCTGCGGCGATATTTCTCAATTTTGCTTGTTCAACACTATAAGGCGTCAGTTCCTGTCCAGTTGGCACTTTCATAACGCCAAAACTCTTCGCCAACACCGACTGTTGC containing:
- the LOC105219940 gene encoding uncharacterized protein LOC105219940: MMTLLSNKNCFLKLVLVISAVTVVLAEPMEIVSQTGQAQPFIFIERMKPATGGALRGAPCNTNRTGLYVMWQKLLVRVSSQWQQSVLAKSFGVMKVPTGQELTPYSVEQAKLRNIAAEVEMEKRIINAVLTLMQILLALDIAILLGVLVMLLSCCCESKQPNNEAIAPTEVVKV